Proteins from a genomic interval of Aspergillus flavus chromosome 7, complete sequence:
- a CDS encoding putative cyclohexanone monooxygenase translates to MAQEHHLDALVVGAGFGGIYTLYSLVKEGLNVKAIDTAGDVGGTWYWNRYPGALSDTWSHLYRFLFDQEFLQTYPWKRWYLTQPEIMQYLRDVVERYHLRKHMQFNTKMQRAEWNDETKIWEVQCETGDVFHVRYLFTALGLLVKASYPDIPGMDTFKGEMNHTSAWNPDVELENKRVGVIGVGSSGVQVVTAIADKVKSLHVFVRRPQYTVPSGNRDVTPKERALVNKNYPALIADARTSVFAMGTPEPKRTFMSLSPEDREELLEQQWNIGNGFQFMFGGFSDIATNEVANEEVCRFLRKKIASIVKDPQKRDVLTPKELYGRRPLCDAGFYEKFNKENVFAVDIKKSPITEVTPSGICTADGTTHELDVIIFATGFDAVDGTYAMVDIRGRDGKNLYDMWKPSGPSTYVGMSVHGFPNLLLVNGPHMAFANIPTSGETNTEFIMDLVRRAEKISKQTGRQCEIEALEEAERAWTARSRSSIAGTMFEKVPSWILGNNVTGKAEGVAFYFGGLGTFRAYLAEIKANGFEGFKSPLGRSSRETRL, encoded by the coding sequence ATGGCCCAGGAACACCATTTGGATGCCCTTGTCGTGGGTGCCGGCTTTGGTGGAATTTATACGCTCTATTCCCTTGTCAAGGAGGGCTTGAATGTCAAAGCCATTGATACGGCCGGTGATGTTGGTGGTACTTGGTATTGGAACCGCTATCCCGGTGCGTTGAGCGACACATGGAGTCATCTTTATCGATTCCTCTTTGACCAGGAGTTCCTGCAAACCTACCCCTGGAAAAGATGGTATCTCACCCAGCCCGAGATAATGCAATACCTCCGGGACGTGGTGGAAAGATACCACCTCCGCAAACACATGCAGTTCAACACCAAGATGCAACGGGCGGAATGGAACGACGAGACTAAGATCTGGGAGGTCCAGTGCGAGACAGGCGACGTCTTCCACGTGCGATACCTCTTCACGGCGCTTGGACTCCTGGTCAAAGCCAGCTACCCCGATATCCCGGGGATGGACACATTCAAGGGAGAGATGAACCACACCTCGGCGTGGAACCCAGATGTGGAACTCGAGAATAAACGTGTCGGTGTGATTGGCGTTGGATCATCGGGTGTCCAGGTCGTGACGGCCATCGCTGACAAGGTTAAATCTCTCCATGTATTCGTCCGACGTCCGCAGTACACTGTCCCCAGTGGAAACCGGGACGTTACGCCGAAGGAACGCGCCCTGGTCAACAAAAACTATCCAGCGCTTATCGCAGACGCCCGTACCTCCGTCTTTGCTATGGGTACACCGGAGCCTAAGAGAACATTCATGTCACTGTCGCCAGAAGACCGCGAGGAACTACTCGAGCAGCAATGGAACATCGGAAACGGCTTCCAGTTCATGTTTGGCGGGTTCTCTGATATTGCCACGAATGAAGTTGCGAATGAGGAAGTATGCCGGTTTCTGCGCAAGAAGATTGCGAGTATTGTCAAGGATCCGCAAAAGCGAGACGTCCTAACACCGAAGGAACTTTATGGGCGTCGACCTCTGTGTGATGCTGGGTTTTACGAGAAATTCAACAAGGAAAATGTCTTTGCGGTGGATATCAAGAAGAGCCCCATTACGGAGGTTACACCAAGTGGCATCTGTACGGCTGATGGCACGACCCATGAGCTGGATGTTATAATCTTTGCGACTGGGTTCGATGCCGTGGATGGCACCTATGCGATGGTTGATATTCGGGGCCGGGATGGGAAAAACCTGTATGATATGTGGAAACCTTCCGGCCCAAGCACGTACGTAGGGATGTCTGTGCATGGATTCCCCAATCTTCTTCTAGTCAATGGGCCGCACATGGCGTTCGCAAATATTCCGACGTCAGGGGAGACCAACACAGAGTTTATTATGGATTTGGTCCGACGGGCCGAGAAGATATCGAAGCAAACGGGACGTCAGTGCGAAATTGAAGCCTTAGAAGAAGCCGAGCGTGCATGGACAGCACGCAGTCGGTCCTCGATAGCGGGAACAATGTTTGAAAAGGTTCCTTCTTGGATACTCGGGAATAATGTCACTGGGAAAGCTGAGGGGGTGGCCTTTTACTTCGGAGGCCTAGGGACGTTTAGGGCCTATCTGGCTGAAATAAAAGCTAACGGCTTTGAAGGGTTCAAAAGTCCCCTAGGTCGCTCAAGCCGGGAAACACGGCTATAA
- a CDS encoding isochorismatase family protein: MASKTAFLVLDLQKGVTGQILDDSTPERESYIDRLASVVKAAREKSIQIIHVKTAFRRDFPDLHPRNPSAQRVIPTGKYTEGDESVELHPAVAPHENDIVTTKRRVSAFVGSDLDVVLRSSRIENLVVVGLITSGAVLSTVRQAADLDYGLTVLEDLCLDRDQEVHDVLMKKVIAKQADVVGSEEWLARL, encoded by the coding sequence ATGGCGTCGAAGACCgccttcctcgtcctcgacCTCCAGAAAGGAGTCACGGGCCAGATCTTGGACGACTCGACCCCAGAGAGAGAATCATACATCGACCGCCTCGCCTCTGTGGTCAAAGCCGCCCGAGAAAAGTCCATCCAAATTATTCATGTGAAAACAGCCTTCCGCCGTGACTTCCCTGACTTACACCCTCGCAATCCCTCGGCGCAACGAGTCATTCCTACCGGCAAGTACACCGAGGGCGATGAAAGCGTGGAGTTACATCCTGCTGTGGCGCCTCACGAGAATGACATTGTAACCACGAAACGTCGGGTGTCCGCCTTTGTAGGCTCCGACCTTGATGTGGTCCTCCGCAGCTCCCGCATTGAGAACCTCGTCGTGGTTGGTTTGATCACTAGTGGGGCAGTTCTGTCCACGGTTCGACAGGCAGCGGATCTGGATTATGGGTTGACGGTGCTCGAGGATCTCTGTTTGGATCGAGACCAAGAGGTGCACGATGTCCTCATGAAAAAGGTCATTGCAAAACAGGCCGATGTGGTCGGATCCGAGGAGTGGTTAGCTCGTCTCTAG
- a CDS encoding putative GNAT family acetyltransferase: MTTNPPPGAEVLLPPAQPPAPQPLVGRTITLHPIQESYTQGLWNIVGGTTDPKKTAVWTYLPEGPYPEDTYTDFKTSIQKKTTSKDPFFYTIFDNRTQKPQGWITLMSIVPEHLRVEIGHVLFAPELQRTTGATEAVYLLLRYAFEELGYRRVEWKCNALNEGSKRAARRLGFVFEGVFREHMVVKGRNRDTAWFSLLKGEWERGVKGGLEGWLHPGNFDESGKQRRGLEDIREGVLGSL, encoded by the coding sequence ATGACTACCAACCCACCCCCAGGAGCAGAAGTCCTCCTCCCCCCAGCACAACCACCAGCTCCCCAACCCCTCGTTGGCCGGACAATAACGCTACACCCCATCCAAGAATCTTACACCCAGGGCCTCTGGAATATTGTCGGCGGTACCACCGATCCCAAAAAGACCGCAGTCTGGACCTACCTCCCCGAAGGACCCTACCCAGAAGACACATATACCGACTTCAAAACCTCCATCCAGAAAAAGACCACGAGCAAAGACCCCTTCTTCTACACGATCTTCGACAACCGCACCCAGAAACCCCAAGGCTGGATCACGCTCATGAGCATTGTGCCGGAGCACCTCCGCGTCGAAATCGGGCACGTGCTCTTCGCCCCGGAACTGCAGCGTACGACGGGCGCTACGGAGGCGGTGTATTTGTTACTGCGGTATGCCTTCGAGGAGCTGGGGTATCGGCGGGTGGAGTGGAAGTGTAATGCCCTCAATGAGGGGAGTAAGCGGGCTGCGAGACGGTTGGGGTTTGTCTTTGAGGGGGTGTTTAGGGAGCATATGGTTGTGAAGGGAAGGAATCGGGATACGGCGTGGTTTTCGTTGCTGAAGGGGGAGTGGGAGCGGGGGGTGAAGGGGGGATTGGAGGGGTGGTTGCATCCGGGGAATTTTGATGAGAGTGGGAAACAGAGGAGGGGGTTGGAGGATATTCGGGAGGGTGTTTTGGGGTCTCTATAG
- a CDS encoding multicopper oxidase, whose product MSVLRAVTAFFIWLGLVQAKLVRETLEFTWGVGSPDGVPRQMILTNGKYPGPDLVFDEDDDVEVFLNRANLHTVVIDKLDLDTCHQSHAVQYDSPLARSIVRYCRYSPSETRLIRILCRMESAPWSDGVPGLSQAPIQPNSSFVYKFKASPAGTFWYHSHFKNVMQDGQVGALYIRHKPDTPRPYSMIAQDATEVAQMQHAEANSNLVLITDWTHFTAKEYFQAEIDSGLNLFCVDSILVNGKGSVYCPGAEYMQSLIGPQIALVLEGTNLTDRGCLVPSLHNVQGSWPNQKPDAVPSSMHNNCTPSDGGVPIIEVDAKDGWASLNFIGAQAQKGTTFSVDNHPMWIYEVDGQFVEPRQYEMVGMYNGARYSALVKLNQTPGDYAIRITDNGGDQVISGYAILSYRAANTTENGTRPQAQIGPTTKGYIDYAGQNTSASVRHLNYTTNLPAFNVPLPPAFADLTLKTNMTRVNSSYQWSIGNGVLYEPEVTADTPLMFEKQPLDVIPSNFTLQTLNNTWVDIIIQIISDPEMDPIHPPHPIHKHGNRAYIIGDGMGVFNWSTVYEGMLERPDLFYLNKPALRDTFVTNTLTAALDGGVWIAIRYHVSGPFPSLLHCHITTHQEGGMALALLDGIDVWSELPTAAEVVRLQNADGPVG is encoded by the exons ATGTCTGTTCTTAGGGCTGTCACAGCCTTCTTCATATGGCTCGGCCTAGTGCAGGCCAAGCTGGTCCGCGAGACACTAGAGTTCACCTGGGGCGTTGGCTCCCCCGATGGTGTCCCACGCCAAATGATCCTCACTAATGGGAAGTATCCAGGGCCTGACTTGGTgtttgacgaggatgacgatgtcgAGGTATTTCTAAACCGGGCAAACCTGCATACGGTAGTCATTGACAAGCTTGACCTAGATACATGTCATCAATCACATGCCGTTCAATACGACAGTCCACTGGCACGGTCAATCGTGAGATACTGCCGATACTCACCTTCTGAAACGCGactaattagaatattatgTAGAATGGAATCCGCTCCGTGGTCTGACGGTGTCCCAGGGCTGTCGCAAGCGCCCATTCAGCCGAATTCATCTTTCGTATACAAGTTCAAAGCTTCCCCAGCAGGGACGTTCTG GTACCATTCGCACTTCAAAAATGTGATGCAGGATGGGCAAGTGGGAGCTCTTTATATTCG CCACAAGCCCGACACTCCCCGGCCATACTCGATGATCGCCCAAGATGCCACCGAAGTAGCCCAGATGCAGCATGCGGAAGCCAACTCAAACCTGGTTCTAATAACCGACTGGACTCATTTCACCGCCAAGGAATACTTTCAGGCCGAGATTGATTCGGGCTTGAATCTCTT TTGTGTTGACAGTATCCTCGTAAACGGCAAAGGTTCCGTTTATTGCCCGGGAGCCGAGTATATGCAATCACTCATTGGCCCCCAGATCGCGTTGGTGCTGGAAGGGACGAATCTGACCGACCGAGG ATGCTTGGTACCCAGTTTACACAATGTTCAGGGAAGCTGGCCAAACCAGAAGCCTGATGCTGTCCCATCCTCAATGCACAACAACTGCACCCCGTCGGATGGTGGGGTGCCTATAATCGAGGTTGATGCGAAGGACGGATGGGCGAGTCTGAACTTCATTGGGGCACAAGCGCAAAAAGGAACCACTTTCTCGGTAGACAACCATCCAATGTGGATATATGAGGTAGACGGTCAATTCGTGGAACCACGTCAGTACGAGATGGTTGGAATGTACAACGGTGCTAGGTACTCGGCTCTTGTCAAGTTGAACCAGACACCAGGAGATTATGCGATTCGAATTACGGACAATGGAGGCGACCAGGTCATAAGCGGCTATGCTATCCTTTCCTACCGTGCAGCAAATACGACGGAGAATGGGACTCGACCGCAAGCACAAATTGGCCCTACGACCAAGGGATACATTGACTACGCGGGACAGAACACATCTGCTAGCGTAAGGCACCTAAATTACACAACGAACCTCCCAGCGTTCAATGTTCCCCTGCCACCGGCATTTGCGGACCTTACCCTGAAAACCAACATGACACGTGTGAACAGTTCGTATCAATGGTCTATAGGGAACGGAGTTCTGTACGAGCCTGAAGTCACAGCAGATACACCACTCATGTTCGAGAAACAGCCACTGGATGTGATACCATCAAACTTCACGCTCCAAACACTCAACAACACCTGGGTAGACATTATCATCCAAATTATATCCGACCCAGAAATGGACCCCATCCATCCACCCCACCCCATTCACAAGCACGGCAACCGCGCCTATATCATTGGGGATGGAATGGGCGTCTTCAATTGGTCGACTGTCTACGAAGGAATGCTCGAGAGACCTGACCTGTTTTACCTTAACAAGCCCGCATTACGGGATACATTCGTGACGAACACCCTCACCGCAGCCTTGGACGGTGGAGTATGGATAGCGATCCGATACCATGTCAGCGGGCCATTCCCCTCGCTGCTTCATTGTCATATCACGACGCACCAGGAAGGCGGAATGGCCTTGGCCCTTCTTGATGGCATCGACGTATGGTCTGAGCTACCTACAGCGGCAGAAGTGGTGAGACTGCAGAATGCAGATGGGCCCGTAGGATGA
- a CDS encoding heterokaryon incompatibility protein-domain-containing protein: MNICPFGFLSFIFVLLLACFNPSHGLIFGPLPNEYFQISLLRSTISHTHRSHTMPRYKYSPLPTGSCIIRVLVLLPDTHDTSSINCQLINYSLPLTGSCYLPYEALSYLSRMLGVDAVCINQQDNQEKGYQIRLMPTIYCKASYVIVWLGKAADHSDRALDTIRLAAKNTSSGCESTTPWGKETNTTAVLMLLQRPWFRRVWVLQEISAAQSILVMCGYFKINGITFVLGLTGLNLSYKGDAYSGLENIIRSITYLMRGAISRPGYVTQPHGMLSLGELIDMYHTWGATKKHDKIYALLGMSFDDSIKAALLPNYQLPWNILFERVITSILPGIHSLETWPDREIAVIQGRGYILGRIDSVDSDSSRYDRQCVQIFFNTSPRLFTVKMISAAPRKEKHMGGNVDIQIQQPLHAEGSFLRDILLVWDWEVSRANSGEQNQDAVPITDMNFGKKRPHDLALITEDIMMTATEAGAHGNRIMGFLFKKVGSNLPVSERVIRMVAGNIAWGSNIMGQLIKLLDHRDNNVLISEDVVKVAAGNTQFDGDVMRQLLQLSFERGHHLPISEDVVKIAAGNTVCGIDILLLLADLVHEKDDNLPISEDVVKVSAGNTGCGGLIMVLLLRLSDRMSDNPSHILEHTLKIAASNTGSSIPLLKDIPRIAAGNAGCGNDIRGSIGMLLTRRRRFERMAPSTLCWMSGMDEISE, translated from the exons ATGAATATTTGTCCTTtcggttttctttcttttattttcgtTTTGCTTTTGGCTTGTTTTAATCCAAGCCATGGTCTAATCTTCGGACCACTGCCGAACGAATATTTCCAAATTTCCCTTCTAAGAAGTACTATATCACATACACACAGATCACATACGATGCCCCGGTACAAATATTCCCCACTTCCAACAGGTTCCTGTATTATTCGCGTCCTTGTCCTACTGCCCGATACACACGACACCTCCTCAATCAACTGCCAGCTTATCAACTACTCTCTACCGCTAACAGGCAGTTGCTATCTCCCATATGAGGCGCTGTCATAT CTTTCGCGCATGTTAGGGGTAGATGCAGTGTGTATAAACCAGCAAGATAACCAGGAAAAGGGCTATCAGATTCGGCTTATGCCAACAATATACTGTAAAGCCAGCTATGTAATAGTTTGGCTTGGAAAGGCTGCAGATCACAGCGATCGAGCGCTTGATACTATCCGTCTCGCTGCAAAGAATACGTCTTCCGGATGTGAATCTACCACACCATGGGGAAAGGAGACAAATACTACTGCTGTTTTGATGCTACTCCAACGACCATGGTTTCGGAGAGTCTGG GTACTCCAAGAGATTAGTGCTGCACAATCTATTCTAGTTATGTGTGGGTATTTCAAAATCAATGGAATCACCTTTGTCTTGGGCTTGACGGGGCTAAACCTTTCTTATAAAGGTGATGCTTATTCAGGTTTAGAGAATATAATTCGCTCGATAACCTATCTGATGAGGGGGGCAATCTCCAGGCCAGGTTACGTGACACAGCCACACGGAATGCTATCTTTAGGGGAACTGATTGACATGTATCACACCTGGGGGGCTACCAAGAAACACGATAAAATATACGCCTTACTCGGGATGAGCTTTGATGACTCGATCAAAGCCGCTCTATTACCCAACTATCAGCTACCCTGGAATATATTATTCGAGAGGGTCATTACATCAATCCTCCCAGGAATCCATTCTCTGGAGACCTGGCCCGATAGGGAAATAGCTGTAATCCAGGGTAGGGGATATATCTTGGGTCGAATAGACTCAGTGGACAGTGACAGTTCTCGATATGATAGACAATGCGTGCAGATTTTCTTTAATACTTCGCCAAG ATTATTTACTGTTAAAATGATCAGTGCAGCTCCTCGCAAGGAAAAGCACATGGGAGGAAATGTCGATATACAAATACAACAGCCTCTGCATGCAGAAGGAAGTTTCCTCCGAGATATACTCCTCGTTTGGGACTGGGAAGTGTCGCGGGCGAATTCAGGGGAACAGAACCA GGACGCAGTGCCGATAACAGATATGAattttggaaagaaaaggccacATGACTTAGCACTCATCAccgaggatatcatgatGACAGCTACCGAGGCAGGGGCTCATGGGAACCGAATCATGGGATTcctatttaaaaaagttgGATCAAATCTCCCAGTTAGTGAAAGAGTGATAAGGATGGTGGCGGGAAACATTGCTTGGGGAAGCAACATAATGGGGCAGCTAATAAAGCTGCTTGATCATAGAGACAACAACGTACTAATCTCGGAAGATGTGGTAAAAGTTGCAGCAGGAAACACTCAATTTGATGGTGATGTTATGAGACAGCTGTTACAACTTTCGTTTGAAAGAGGCCACCACTTACCAATCTCTGAAGATGTGGTAAAAATTGCAGCTGGAAACACGGTGTGTGGGATTGATATATTGCTGCTGCTAGCAGATCTCGTTCATGAAAAAGACGACAATCTACCGATATCCGAAGACGTGGTAAAAGTTTCTGCAGGAAACACTGGATGTGGTGGTCTTATAATGGTGCTGCTATTGAGGCTATCTGATCGAATGAGCGACAATCCTTCACACATCCTAGAACATACATTGAAAATCGCGGCAAGCAATACTGG CAGTTCTATACCCCTCTTAAAAGACATACCCAGAATCGCCGCAGGAAATGCTGGGTGCGGCAATGACATAAGGGGGAGTATTGGGATGCTTTTGACAAGGAGGCGACGCTTTGAACGTATGGCACCGTCAACTTTATGCTGGATGAGTGGAATGGATGAGATTTCGGAATAG
- a CDS encoding carboxylesterase hlo has translation MIASALFYLGLVASIALSSPINKTESRPTATIDAGVVAGTTTSVSSSTVTVNQFLGIPFGAPPVRFSPPQPPAPWSSVYDASKYKPDCIQQFNYPEAARNRSIAVFNTPPPRGGEESEDCLHLNVFAPESAAEGSKAVLFWIYGGSFSIGASSLPIYDGTSLAANQDVVVVTSNYRTNVFGFPGSPDLPTSEWNLGLLDQRLALNWVRRNIAVFGGDPKKITIVGESAGSMSVDALIKNPPDPVPFHAAIMESGVAAMMAVSAGSDWKALVNATKCQNTNELECVRAIPAKRLKDIIERNMLTFSPIPDGITWLKNSHQSRLNSTHDSSEIARVPLLIGSNADEGQTFVAGQNATVARALLSAILGNNSTLLQAVLKEYPLGTPGIKTERDRVARILTELAFQCPSQRVASDSASAGIDTWLYYFNATFPNANPLFGSGAFHSAEVDLVFGTYKQDGATKAQKDLSQLMQKTWADFAKKPSAGPGWETVPQVGVFGDGPKTEGDRVTQGLFQTVDAEEIDWRCQLYEALYEALNAGKK, from the exons ATGATAGCTTCTGCACTGTTTTACCTCGGCCTAGTTGCGAGTATAGCCCTCTCATCGCCGATTAATAAGACAGAAAGTCGCCCCACAGCGACTATTGATGCAGGTGTAGTCGCTGGAACCACAACGTCTGTATCGTCCTCAACTGTTACAGTAAACCAATTCCTCGGTATCCCCTTTGGTGCCCCTCCTGTGCGCTTCAGCCCTCCACAGCCTCCTGCGCCATGGTCCTCGGTCTACGACGCATCCAAGTATAAACCTGATTGCATTCAGCAATTTAACTATCCGGAGGCCGCACGGAACCGGTCAATCGCAGTTTTCAACACACCTCCGCCTCGGGGCGGCGAGGAAAGCGAGGACTGTCTCCATTTGAATGTCTTTGCCCCAGAGTCGGCAGCAGAGGGCTCCAAGGCTGTTCTCTTCTGGATCTACGGCGGTAGCTTTTCGATTGGAGCCAGTTCTCTGCCTATTTATGATGGCACTAGTCTTGCGGCGAACCAGGACGTGGTGGTAGTCACCAGCAACTATCGCACCAACGTCTTCGGTTTCCCTGGCTCTCCTGACCTACCTACATCAGAATGGAATCTTGG TTTGCTCGACCAACGTCTTGCCCTCAACTGGGTCCGGCGAAACATTGCTGTCTTCGGCGGAGACCCGAAAAAAATCACCATTGTAGGCGAAAGCGCAGGGTCCATGAGCGTGGACGCTCTCATTAAAAATCCTCCAGACCCTGTTCCTTTCCACGCTGCAATCATGGAATCCGGCGTAGCGGCGATGATGGCAGTCTCTGCCGGATCTGACTGGAAAGCTCTGGTCAACGCTACCAAATGCCAGAATACAAACGAGCTTGAATGTGTTCGCGCCATTCCCGCAAAGCGACTTAAAGATATTATCGAACGGAACATGCTCACCTTCTCCCCGATCCCTGATGGAATCACATGGCTAAAGAACTCACATCAGAGCCGCCTGAACTCTACGCATGACTCGTCTGAGATCGCCCGTGTTCCTTTACTAATCGGCAGCAATGCTGATGAAGGTCAAACGTTCGTCGCAGGACAGAATGCTACCGTAGCACGCGCCCTTCTTAGTGCGATTCTAGGAAATAATTCGACTCTCCTCCAAGCTGTCCTGAAAGAATACCCTCTGGGTACCCCGGGAATTAAGACTGAACGCGATCGTGTGGCGAGAATTCTTACTGAACTTGCATTCCAGTGCCCTTCGCAGCGCGTCGCTAGTGACAGCGCTTCCGCGGGCATTGATACTTGGCTATACTACTTTAATGCCACCTTTCCGAATGCAAACCCGCTATTTGGCAGTGGGGCCTTTCACTCGGCGGAGGTTGATCTGGTCTTTGGCACATATAAGCAGGATGGAGCCACAAAGGCTCAGAAAGATTTAAGCCAATTGATGCAGAAAACTTGGGCTGACTTCGCGAAGAAACCGTCTGCCGGACCTGGCTGGGAAACTGTCCCTCAGGTTGGGGTCTTTGGTGATGGGCCGAAGACTGAAGGGGACAGAGTAACGCAGGGATTGTTCCAAACTGTTGATGCTGAGGAGATTGATTGGAGGTGTCAGCTGTATGAGGCTTTATATGAGGCGTTGAATGCTGGTAAGAAGTAG
- a CDS encoding Alpha/Beta hydrolase protein produces the protein MASTAFPSLAKKVQLSDGTTYGYVAVPPSTPDDVSFLLLHGYPSSSYDWRHQIAGLQEAGYGVIAPDLLVYGDTDKPRNLKAYRNKTMSTHIVEILDREGIDKVVLVGHDWGVGLASRLATYHRSRFYGLVTIAVAYIEPGTIWDIDAICETTKSIIGYETFGYWKWHNTDEAAQDCNNHPASVFTLLYPHDPSIWKSDFAPTGKAVEFVRSGRINPLPSWFPLDEYTIHDRIFAKGGYAGPLSWYKAAIAGVNAEDEAAFPKEDGLCPVSSLFVAAKEDYVCRADLQSVSSRRGAPEGRIEEVEAGHWVQLEQPEVVNRLLVGFAEEVGGK, from the exons ATGGCGTCCACCGCATTCCCCTCTCTAGCAAAAAAGGTCCAGCTCTCCGACGGCACAACATACGGCTATGTCGCTGTGCCTCCTTCGACTCCAGATGAtgtctcctttctccttctccatggatATCCTTCTTCGTCGTATGACTGGCGGCACCAGATAGCCGGTCTACAGGAAGCGGGATATGGTGTTATTGCGCCGGACCTTCTCGTCTACGGTGATACTGACAAACCCAGGAATCTGAAAGCTTATCGCAATAAAACCATGAGTACACATATCGTTGAGATATTGGATAGAGAGGGTATCGATAAAGTAGTCCTGGTGGGACATGATTG GGGAGTCGGCCTCGCATCGCGCCTAGCAACCTACCACCGCTCCCGATTCTACGGTCTAGTGACAATCGCCGTCGCATACATCGAACCAGGCACGATCTGGGACATCG ACGCCATCTGCGAAACCACCAAAAGCATAATAGGCTATGAAACCTTTGGCTACTGGAAATGGCACAACACCGACGAAGCAGCTCAAGACTGCAACAACCAC CCCGCCTCAGTCTTCACCCTCCTCTACCCCCACGACCCATCGATTTGGAAATCCGACTTCGCCCCAACCGGTAAAGCAGTCGAATTCGTCCGTTCCGGGCGTATAAATCCCCTCCCTTCTTGGTTTCCCCTCGACGAGTATACAATCCATGATCGTATCTTCGCGAAGGGAGGCTATGCTGGCCCGCTTTCGTGGTATAAGGCTGCTATAGCGGGTGTGAATGCCGAGGATGAGGCTGCTTTCCCCAAGGAGGATGGGCTGTGTCCGGTGTCGAGCTTGTTTGTGGCGGCGAAGGAAGATTATGTTTGTCGGGCGGATTTGCAGAGTGTTTCTTCGAGGAGGGGGGCTCCGGAGGGGAGGattgaggaggttgaggctgGACATTGGGTGCAGTTGGAGCAGCCGGAGGTGGTGAATCGGTTGTTGGTTGGGTTTGCGGAGGAGGTCGGGGGGAAGTGA